TGGTTCTGACCAGCCCGCGCGAGCGCGCACGCGAGACCTGCCGCTTGGCCGGCTATGGCGGGGTGGCCGAGATCGAACCCAACCTGCAGGAATACGACTACGGAATCTACGAAGGGCGCACCACCCCCGACATTCGCAAGGAGGTCCCCGACTGGTCGATCTGGAGTGGCCCGGTGCCGCAAGGTGAAACCCTGGAGCAGGTCGCGGCGCGCGCTCGAGCCGTGATCCAGCGCGCCCTCGCGACCGAGGGCGACGTCGCCTGTTTCGCCCACGGTCACATCCTGCGCATCCTGGCCGCCTGCTGGTTGGAACTCCCCCCTGACGCTGGCCGGATGCTGGGGCTGGAGCCGGGCTCGATCAGCCTTTTGGGCCACGAGCGGCACAACCGCGTGCTGTGGCTGTGGAATCGAGTGGCCCCGCTTTGAGGGGCAGCTCCTGAGCGGATTGCGGATTACAAGCGCCCTCCGTGCCAGCGCTCTAGCGCGAAGACCACCGCCAGGATCACCAGCAGCGCGCCAGCGATGACTTCGGTGACTGAGCCGTAGCGCTTACCCAAGCGCGCGCCCAGGGCCAGTCCCATAAAGGTGGACGATACCGTGCTCACGGCCACAGTTGCGACCAGCGCCGGCATCGATACTCCAGCGGCGGGCAGCGCAAAACCCACACCCAGCGAGTCCAGACTTATCGAAAGCGCGGTGAGCGCTATCCCAGCCCCGCCCGCCAGCGACAAGCGGCGTGGGGCATCAGCCTGAAACATCATCAACAATCCGATCAGCGCCAGTAGGGCAAAGCCAACGTAGGCGGCGAATTGGCCCAGCAGATGGCCTACGCCTTGTCCCACGGCGTAGCCGCCCAGCATCATGGCGATTTCCGCCGTGGCAAATAGCAGCGCCAGCCGCAGGCTGTGGCTGGGGTCAGGGCGCGCTACTCCAACGGCGGCCGACACCGCCCACACGTCCAAGCCCAGGGCCACCGCCAGGATCGCCAGCTTCAGGAACATTTTTGCTCGTCTTGGCAGCACCCGCGGCAGACGGGGCCGGGGAGGCGTTCACACCCGCAGCACCGGGCGCAAGCCGTTGAGACTAGCGGCGACTGCGGAACCGTTGCTCAAAAGCGCGGTTAGTTCGGGCGAAAGCACCCCGCCCACCACCGACAGTGCCATCGCCACTGCGTTGAGGCCAGCCACGAGCGCATAGTTTTGATGGACCAGGTTGATGGCCTGATGGGATAGGTCAAGGGCGAGCAGCAGCTTGGACAGATCATCATGCATCAGGACCACGTTGGCGGTTTGATGAGTAATATCGGCGCCATTTTTCATCGCAATGCCGACGTCGGCCAGAGCCAACGCGGCAGCGTCGTTGATGCCGTCACCGACCATCGCCACCGTTCGTCCACGCCCGCGCAGTTCCTTGACCACCGCGACCTTCTCCTGCGGCAGCACCTCGGCGCGAAAATGCGTGATGCCCAGTTGGTTGGCAACCGCCCGCGCGGCGGCCTGGTTGTCTCCGGTGAGCATCACCAGCTCGCGCACTCCGCGTTGGCGCAAAGCGCCGATGACGCCGGCCGATTCCGGGCGAATCTGATCGGAGTATAGCAGCAAGGCGATCAGCTCGCCCTCCACCGCCAGTAATAGCGTGGAAAACCCCTGCTCACCTGCCGGCGGCGGCGGCGGCGCGCTGTTGGCGCCATGAAGATGGCCGCTTGGTCCGTTTTCAGACCCCAGCACGCTTCGACGTCTCACAAGGCTGCGGGCCTTGACTTATTTGGAGCGGAATAGGCAGCATCCAGCGTCGGTTAATGGGTCATAATGGAAACGCCGGTTAAAGGCCGTTAAATTGATCAAGACGCGCGCAAATCCATCAGGGCCGGGGCCATCACAAACGCCCCATTTCCAGAGGCCGGATATACGGATGCAACCGGGATCACGTCATCACGCTCAAGACCCCTTCGCACAGGGGCTAGGTCCGTATACGGAAATTCCGGTTTAAATCGCTTTCAGACGCAGGGGAGGGAGATGCCAAGAATTCGGGCGTGGTTGTTGTTGATCGGGATTGCAATCGTATGTGGCGGCCAATCGTGCCAGCAACTGCCTTCTTCCTACGTCTGCACGGTAACACTGCCCCAGGTTTTTTATACGTCAGCATTCAGTGCGCCGACCAATCCGTCCACGGCGCAATTTTTTCTCTATCCCAACAGCAGCTATGTTGGTTACGGAACCTACGGCGTGACATCAGAAATCTGGGAGCAGGCGAACCTGTGGTGCCAGTTCCAAAGCACGGCCTCCAGCGGCGGGCTGTGGAATTTCTCCCAACCACCGAACACCTACCAGATCGATTCTTCAAGTGCGGTCGCGACTCTTTCCAACGGCAATCAATATCTCCAAGGTTGGCAGCCCGCGAGCCTGCCGCTACCGAAGAGAAATTGTGGCGCCTTCGGGCCATTCACGGCAGCCGTCGCAACCTGGAGCAACAGCGGCAACACGGTGAACCTGATTGATAACAGTCCTTCATATTGGAACGGGTCGGTAGCCAGATGTACTGCTCAGTGAAAACAAGCCGAAGTTTGAAACGGGCTCTGCGGGGCGCGCTTCTTGGATCCCTGGTCCTGCTGCTTACCGCTTGCAGCTCCGACAGCTCGGGCGCAACCAGCGCTGGCGAGTCCGCAACCACCTATTCCAACGCCACCGTTAATGGCAACTATAGTTGTATCCTGCAGGGCGTAAATACTCTCCCCTCCGGGGAAACCGTAAATGTCCACGGGGTCGCGACCTTCAGCGCCAATGGGACTGGAACGATTACCGCCAGCAAGAAGGTCGCGGTCCTCTCATCTCAAGACGGCACCTACGCCACTTGCAACTACCTGTTGGCTTCGGGCACCTACACCCTAAACTCCAACGGCACCGGAAGCTGGAATTTGGAATATACCGGCGATGCGGGGAACAATTCGCAGTACTGCATCGGCACGCAGGAGAATTCCAGCCTGGAGGTCGGGGCTGGCGGCAAAGTGATTTATGTAACGCCCATAATGGGTAGTACTTTGGTGCTGGGCGGCACCTGCGAGGCTATGTGAGGAGAAAAGCGCAGCCTTCGACGGAGTCAATTAGCTTCTGAGTCGGAAGAAAGCTCGGTCATGTAACCGTCGGGATCGCTGACGTGTCAGATGCACCGCCCGCGTGGCGGGCGGTGATGAAAGCGGCCATGTCCTTTAAAAGCCAACGTAATCGCGTAGCCTGTACGCCGGTAGCCTGTACGCCGCACCTGTCGCAGTTTCGCGAGGTTTGAGCGCGCTGGCCAAGATGCTGGCGCGCAGAATTTGCAAAGCTCTCCAGATTATAGGAGCGTTAAAATTAATCTAACAGGTCCTGCTGAGAGCTCAGTTATGGACGAGCGAAATTTACGCAGCGGCGTCTTTCTGGCGCCCTTCCACGAGCTCGAAGTTAACCCCACCCTGGCGCTGGAGCGCGACTTGGAGCTGATCGAGCTGCTGGATCGGTTGAACTATCACGAAGTCTGGATCGGCGAGCATCATTCCGGCGGTTTCGAGATCATCGCGGCGCCCGATCTGATAATTGCGGCCGCCGCTGCCCGCACTCGTCATATTCGCTTGGGTACAGGTGTCGTCTCCCTGCCTTATCACAACCCCTTTATCCTGGCGGACCGCATGGTCTTGCTCGATCATCTCACCCGCGGGCGGGCCATGTTCGGAGTGGGTCCCGGCGCGCTGGTGCATGACGCCAAGAAAATCGGCATCGCCCCGGGCGATCAACGGCGGATGATGGAAGAGGCGCTGGAAGTCATTGTGGCACTGCTGCGCGGCGAAAGTGTCAGCCGCAAGACCGATTGGTTCACGCTCGACCAGGCGCGGCTGCAACTTGCCAGCTATAGCCGTCCCCACCTGGAGATGGCGGTGGCGGCCTCGCGCTCGCCAGTGGGGGCCCTGGCGTCGGGCAAATACGGGATCGGCATGCTGTCGATCGGCGGGACCTCGCCGCAAGCGCTGGAGCGGCACGCCGCGAATTGGGCGCTCTACGCGCAGACCGCGCGCGCCCATGGCCATCAGCCCGATCGACGCAACTGGCGCATCGTCGGAATGCTGCACATCGCGGAGAGCCGCGAGCAGGCGCACGCCAATGTCAGCTTTGGTTTGGAGAAGTTTTGCCGTTATTTTCGCGAAATCGCCACTTTTCCCATCCTACCGCCTGAGGTGGAAGACCCCTCGCGATTCCTGGTAGAAAGCGGCACCGCATGTATCGGCACCCCCGACGACGCGATCGAATATCTGGAACGATTGTTCAAGGGCTCGGGCGGATTCGGAGTCATAACCGAGCTGGCGCACAACTGGGCGGACTGGCCTGCCACTCGCCGCCATTACGAGCTGATGGCGCAGTATGTCCATCCCCATTTTCAAGGCAGTCGCGAGCCCCGGCGCGACAGCTACGCCTTTGCGGTGGGCCATCGCGACGAATTCGTGAGTCAGGCCAGCGCCGCCGTTCAGGCAGAGATCGACAAACTGGCCAGCCGCGGCCGGGCGCAGTAAGTGCGCGCGCGGGCGACCTATTAGGCGCCCGCGTGCCATTGGCGCGCCGGCACGCGAAAAACCCTTAACGCCCCGCCCATCGCATTGGACAATGGCATTCCATGAGCCATTGGATGATTGTGACGCTGGTGGCCTTGGTATCGCTCTGGGCAACCGCGGGGCTCGCGGCCTGGCTGCTCAAGCCGCGCGATTTGTCGCTGGGCCAAGCCTTGACTTTGATGCCCGATACCTTGCGCTTGCTTTATCGGCTGGCGGGCGATCGCAGCCTTTCGCGCGGCTCTCGAATGGCGGTTTGTGGAGCGGGCTTCTACATCGCCGCGGCGCCCGTCAATATCATTCCGGATTTTATCCCGATCCTTGGCTGCGCCGACGATATCCTGGTCGTCTTGGTGGTGCTGCGCTTGGTCGCCGACCGCAGCGGCCGCGAGCGTTTGGCCAGACATTGGCCCGGTTCGCCTCAGGGCTTGGCGATCCTGATGCGCGGGTTGGGACGCGCGGGTCTGGCGGCGGTGGCGCGGGATCGCGAGGGGCAATTTACGGCCTCGGCCGCTTGCACGAGAAGCGAAGGGCAACCACAAGTCGAGTCGTAAGCTCTCAGAAGCCGACCGCGGTGGCCGGGCGCAGGACATCCACACCGCTGCGCAACTGCGGGTGGGTCGGCTCGATTGTAATGGCCACTGGGCGCGCAAAGTTCGCAACCAGAAAGCTTTCCTCCGACTGCTGAACTTGGTGGCCTAGCGCGCGCAGGTGCGCAGCCGCCTGCGCGTGCAGCCGCGAATCGAGCTCCAACGTCGCTCCTTCGGCATGGATACGAGGCGCAGCTACGGCATCCTGCGGCCCGCGTTGGTAATCTATCAGATTGAGCAAAACCTGCAGCACGGCGGAGATAATCCTGCGCCCACCCGGCGCGCCCAGCGCCAACCAGGGACGATTGTCGCGTCGTGCCAGCACCGGGCTACCCGCCCATAACGGGCGCTTGCCCGACGCAATCGAATTGATCCGATTGGGTAGCGGATCGAACCACGCCATCGCGTCGTTGAGCAGGACCCCGGTGCGCTCCACCATCACATGGCTGCCCCACAAATCCAGTAGCGTGTTGGTCAGCGAGACCATGTTTCGCTCGCGGTCCACGACACACAGATGGGTGGTGTGACCGCCTTCGCGCTCGCGCCCGCTGGGGTTGGCCCCAAGCGTGCCGCCATGCGGGTCGAAGGGCCAGGGATCGCCGGGCATGGGATGAGCGGCCGCGCGGCGGGGATCGATGAGCCGCCGGCGCTGGGCGGCGTACTGCTTGGAAAGCAAGCCATCAAGCGGTACCGCGGCAACCGCGGGATCGGTCAGATGGGCGAACCGGTCGGCGAAGGCCAGGCGTTGCGCCTCGGCTATCAGATGCAAGGCGGCAGCGCTCAGAAAGCCTTCGCCAGCCAGATCGAAACCCTCCAGCAGATTGAGCGCCTGCAGCATCGTGGTGGCGCCGTTGGGACTGGGGATCGAAGAAATAGTTATCTGGCGATAGCTCACTTCCCGCAGCCCGTCGTACTCGATTGGGCGATAGGCGGCGAGGTCGGCGCGACCCAGCAGGCCGCCTCGGCGCGCCATCTCGTCAACGATGAGCTGAGCGGTTTCGCCATGATAGAACTCGGCCGCGCCCTGACTGGCGATTCGGTGCAGGGTGCGCGCCAAGTCCGGCTGGCGCAGGCGCGGCGCGGCCAAATAGCTGCGAATACGGGCGGGCGGGGGCAACCCGTCGGGCAGAAAGACCTGGGCCAGCGCGGGCCAACGCCGAATTTCACGGCCGTCGGCGGCCACCATCGCGCTTAGAAACCAGTCGGGCTCGAAACCTTCTTGCGCCAGTTCGATCGCCGGCGCCATGACCTGGGCCAAACTCAGCCGGCCCCATTTCTCCAAGGCGCGGCACAACCCCGCCACCGCGCCGGGAACGCCGGCGGCGCGATGGCCGAGTAGGTTGGCGTCATCCACCACCGCCGGCCAACCATACATGCCTACCGAACTGCGGGCGCGATCGAGTGCAAACATGCTGGGCGAGGCGGCCATCGGCGCGCGCGGATGGAAATCGATTCCATGCTGGCCGCCCCCGTTCGCCAGATCCACCAGCAGCGCTCCGCCGCCGCCCAGCCCACTCATCATCGGCTCGACCACGGCCAGGGCGAAGGCGGTGGCGACGGCGGCATCGACCGCGTTGCCGCCGTCGGCCAGGATCTGGGCCCCGGCTTGGGCCGCCAGCGGCTGCGCCGCCACCACGCATCCGTTTTCCACATGCAACTCGGTTTTGGCGATTTGCAGTTGACTACTTTCCATCATCTCCCCGCTCCTGACCGGCTTAGCGCTGTAGGCTTTGCACGTAGCGCACCAGATCCCAGGCGCGGGCTTGAGCGGCCGCGGGACTGGTCAGACTGGGACCGCCAGCGCGGCGCATATCGCCTTCCCACAGCGGCATCCCACCGGGCCCCAGATGATGGGCCGGAATTGAGTCGCGGCCGGTGACCGCGGCAAACACGCGCGCGGTGGGAAACGAGCCGCCATTGTTCTTGGCCAGGAGGCTGAGATCTCCCGGCTGCATTCCGGTCAGGACCATCACCGCCTGCCCATCGCCGGCTCCCGTGGGTCCATGACAAACTGCGCAATGGTCGCGATAGTCGGCTTCGCCCGCGGAGACCTGGGCGCGCGCCCGCGGGACCAGCGCTAGCGAGGTCAGGATGGCGGCCGCGCCGATTGCAAATAGCTGCCTCATGGTTTTCTCCTCGTATCGCGTCTCCTCATAATGGTGCGCTTCGTGGTCGCGTAAGCAATGGCATGCCGGCCTCCGCCACGTCAGATAGCGCAGGGTCGCCGTCTCAAAGCCGCGCCCAAGCGAGCAGAATAGCATGGCCGGCGGCGCGGGTACGCTGCGCGCGCCCTGGCGCCTGCTGGCGGCAGGCTTGCTATGCTGGAGATGAAACTTTCGCCGGTGGGTAGACGCGGCGGGGAGGACATATGGCCTATCACCCGATTGAGAACTACGGCATCGTAGGCGACTTGCACACCGTGGCGTTGGTCAGCCAAAGCGGTTCGATCGATTTCATGTGTTTTCCCCGTTTCGACTCTCCCACGATTTTTGCCGCGATGCTCGATCAGCATCACGGTGGCACCTTTGGCCTAGCGCCGGTGTTGGAGGAGGTCCGGCACAAACAGCTTTATCTGCCCGATTCCAACATTCTGCTCACCCGTTTTCTCTCCGAGCAGGGAGTAGCCGAAGTGTCGGACTTCATGCCGGTGGAGGAGGTCAGCGAGCCGCACACGCTGGTGCGACGTGCACGCACGGTGCGCGGCGAAGTCAAGTTCCGCATGATCTGTGCACCTCGCTTCGACTACGCTCGCGCCCATCATTACCTCGAGATCGGCAAGCAGGGCGCCCGTTTCATCTCCGCCGGCACCGATCGTACCGCGCTCAATCTGCGCACCACGGTGGCTTTGCGCGCGCACGAGGGGGCGGCGGTGGCGGAGTTC
The DNA window shown above is from Candidatus Binataceae bacterium and carries:
- a CDS encoding histidine phosphatase family protein, with product MASGKLIWLIRHGETEWTQSGQHTGRTEIPLTDLGRQRGLAVGRELAGRSFALVLTSPRERARETCRLAGYGGVAEIEPNLQEYDYGIYEGRTTPDIRKEVPDWSIWSGPVPQGETLEQVAARARAVIQRALATEGDVACFAHGHILRILAACWLELPPDAGRMLGLEPGSISLLGHERHNRVLWLWNRVAPL
- a CDS encoding manganese efflux pump; the encoded protein is MFLKLAILAVALGLDVWAVSAAVGVARPDPSHSLRLALLFATAEIAMMLGGYAVGQGVGHLLGQFAAYVGFALLALIGLLMMFQADAPRRLSLAGGAGIALTALSISLDSLGVGFALPAAGVSMPALVATVAVSTVSSTFMGLALGARLGKRYGSVTEVIAGALLVILAVVFALERWHGGRL
- a CDS encoding HAD-IC family P-type ATPase, which encodes MLGSENGPSGHLHGANSAPPPPPAGEQGFSTLLLAVEGELIALLLYSDQIRPESAGVIGALRQRGVRELVMLTGDNQAAARAVANQLGITHFRAEVLPQEKVAVVKELRGRGRTVAMVGDGINDAAALALADVGIAMKNGADITHQTANVVLMHDDLSKLLLALDLSHQAINLVHQNYALVAGLNAVAMALSVVGGVLSPELTALLSNGSAVAASLNGLRPVLRV
- a CDS encoding LLM class flavin-dependent oxidoreductase, whose protein sequence is MDERNLRSGVFLAPFHELEVNPTLALERDLELIELLDRLNYHEVWIGEHHSGGFEIIAAPDLIIAAAAARTRHIRLGTGVVSLPYHNPFILADRMVLLDHLTRGRAMFGVGPGALVHDAKKIGIAPGDQRRMMEEALEVIVALLRGESVSRKTDWFTLDQARLQLASYSRPHLEMAVAASRSPVGALASGKYGIGMLSIGGTSPQALERHAANWALYAQTARAHGHQPDRRNWRIVGMLHIAESREQAHANVSFGLEKFCRYFREIATFPILPPEVEDPSRFLVESGTACIGTPDDAIEYLERLFKGSGGFGVITELAHNWADWPATRRHYELMAQYVHPHFQGSREPRRDSYAFAVGHRDEFVSQASAAVQAEIDKLASRGRAQ
- a CDS encoding YkvA family protein translates to MSHWMIVTLVALVSLWATAGLAAWLLKPRDLSLGQALTLMPDTLRLLYRLAGDRSLSRGSRMAVCGAGFYIAAAPVNIIPDFIPILGCADDILVVLVVLRLVADRSGRERLARHWPGSPQGLAILMRGLGRAGLAAVARDREGQFTASAACTRSEGQPQVES
- the ggt gene encoding gamma-glutamyltransferase encodes the protein MMESSQLQIAKTELHVENGCVVAAQPLAAQAGAQILADGGNAVDAAVATAFALAVVEPMMSGLGGGGALLVDLANGGGQHGIDFHPRAPMAASPSMFALDRARSSVGMYGWPAVVDDANLLGHRAAGVPGAVAGLCRALEKWGRLSLAQVMAPAIELAQEGFEPDWFLSAMVAADGREIRRWPALAQVFLPDGLPPPARIRSYLAAPRLRQPDLARTLHRIASQGAAEFYHGETAQLIVDEMARRGGLLGRADLAAYRPIEYDGLREVSYRQITISSIPSPNGATTMLQALNLLEGFDLAGEGFLSAAALHLIAEAQRLAFADRFAHLTDPAVAAVPLDGLLSKQYAAQRRRLIDPRRAAAHPMPGDPWPFDPHGGTLGANPSGREREGGHTTHLCVVDRERNMVSLTNTLLDLWGSHVMVERTGVLLNDAMAWFDPLPNRINSIASGKRPLWAGSPVLARRDNRPWLALGAPGGRRIISAVLQVLLNLIDYQRGPQDAVAAPRIHAEGATLELDSRLHAQAAAHLRALGHQVQQSEESFLVANFARPVAITIEPTHPQLRSGVDVLRPATAVGF
- a CDS encoding c-type cytochrome, whose product is MRQLFAIGAAAILTSLALVPRARAQVSAGEADYRDHCAVCHGPTGAGDGQAVMVLTGMQPGDLSLLAKNNGGSFPTARVFAAVTGRDSIPAHHLGPGGMPLWEGDMRRAGGPSLTSPAAAQARAWDLVRYVQSLQR